The Pollutimonas sp. M17 sequence CGCGCCTTGCAAGGTGGCGCTGGTGGCGGCGGCCAGGGAATCGAATTGCTTTTGCAGCATATCCCACCACCCTTGCGCGGCGGCCGCGGCCTGGGCGGCATACGCGTCGCCGGCGCCCGGGTCAGTCTGATCCTTGCCTGCTGCCGCGGGCTTGATGCCCAGCACCTGCTCCAGCGGCGAGGGTCCGCCCGCCGGCGGGCTGCCGGCCATTCCCCCCATGAAGGACTTGAGCGTGGAGATCGTGGCCCGCTGCACTTCCAGACCCTGGATCGTGCTGGACAGCATGGACAGATTCATGCGCAGCCAGTTCTCGACCGCGCGCAGGTCGGCGATGCGCCGGTCCAGGTCTTCCAGCGAGATTGGCGCGGCCATGGCGGCCTGGTCCATTCCCGCCGAGCCGGCCAGCCCTTGCCAGGCCTGGCGCATCATTTCCATGCTGGCCATCAGCGGATTGCCTGCCATGTCGCCGCTTTGCCCGAACCCCGGCAAAACAAAGGGATTATGATTTTGAGTGGTCATGGCGGCTCCTGCGCAGTGGTTGCGGGAACGTGGCGGACGAAAGACCGCCGCGCTGCGTACCGATAGCTTAAACTGAAGCCGTGCAGCCGTCTAATGGCTGGCTGCGCCTCCGCTATGTCTTACCTACGCTTACCTGGCGCTCATGAAAACACGGTATACCCTTGCCGACCTGGAAGCCGCGATCAACTACTGGCGGTCGAAGTCGCCCTCGATGGGCGAAGAGCTGGCGCTTTGCCCGCAAGCCTCGGCGCTGGCCGAACCCTATGCCCTGATGATCATGGAAAGAAAACGCGAAATCGCCCTGGATGTCCTGAGCGACACGGCGCAAAAGGCCTTGCAGGGCTGGCGGGCAACCCTGCCGGGCTCGAACGGAGCGCCGGATGCAGGTTGAATCAAGGGTGAACGGCTGATGGCCAGCCTCGTGAAGCGCGCTCCGCCTACAGAATCAGCCCTTCGCGGATTCTTTTCTGCAAGCCTTCCAGGATGACCAGTTCCGCCTCGCGGGTGAATGCGTCGGCCTGGACCATGGACCACAGATCGTCGACCGACACCAGGCGGATCTCGCTGACCTCGCCATCCAGGTTTCGGGGGGCGACGGATTCGGCCAGTGTGCAATCGCTGACCAGCACGTCTTCGACCTGATAGCCTTCCGGCAGCCGCCTGTGCATGCGCAGGATGATCCGCAGGGGCGAACGACTTTCAACGTCGGCCGCCACCAGGCCGGCTTCCTCGTTGCTTTCCCGCAACAGCGAACTATCCAGGTTTTCGCCGGCGCACGCCAGGCCGCCGACCAGCGTGTCCCACATGCCGGGATCGGTCGATTTATTGGAGGCCCTGCGCGCTATCCACAACCTGCCGTCGGGCGACCATGCGTTCAAGTGGACCGCTTTCGTCAGCAGCCCCAATGGCCGGACCGCCGCGCGCTCGATCACGCCCAGGCGGCGCCCTTCGCCGAACACGTCCAGCAATTCGTTGCGCCAGCCGCGCAGACATCCGGTATCCTTCAGCGATGCCGCCAGTTGCGCAAGCACGCCGTTCAGCGGCAGGCGCTGCCTGGGAACCGCCGTGACATGAACGGCTTCGGGTTCAATGTGCACGCCGGGCACATCGCACAAGTGACTGGTGGCCTTCGCGGTGATCCAGCCTGCGACCTTCCCTGCGACCGTCAAAGGCCGCGAACCGCCCGGGGGCAATTGCTGGATTCGTTTGGCAAGCTGTTTATAACGCGTGTCCAGTACTGGCGCCAGCGCGCGGGCGTGTGCATCGTTCATGCAATTATTGTAGTGTAAGCCGGCCCGGATATGCGGTGTTTTCAGGGCGCGCGAACACAAGGCGAACAGCGAGTCAACCCACGGACGCTCTAGTTCGCTATAATTCTGCGGTCTTTAAGTAAATTCGAGCAGGTAGTCAACGGCTTTGTTATTTTAAGCCTGCCGTCCAATAATTGTGTGCTCATCCGGCGTTTTTTCGATCAAGATGTTTGACCAGAATCAACGTTCGTCAGGGGCGCGTCGTATTTCGAGGTCAGCATGAAGAAGTTGAGAGGGTTACTGGGCACTGGCGCATTGCTATTGGCGGGCGCTGCCGGTGCACAGGTCAAGGATATGCCGGGAGGCCCCAGAGTCAATCAGCTCAATCTCCACGAAGGGGTTACGCAAATCGCGCAGGACATCATGTGGATACACTGGATGATGCTGATCATCTGTGCGATCATTTTCGTCGGCGTATTCGGGGTAATGTTCTACTCCATCTTCATGCACCGAAAGTCGCGCGGCGCCGTCCCCGCCAAGTTCCATGAGCATGTCGGCATTGAAGTCGCCTGGACCATCATCCCCTTCCTGATCGTGATCGGCATGGCGTTGCCCGCAACGCGCACCGTGGTCGCCATGAAGGACACATCCAGCTCCGACCTGACCGTCAAGGTCACGGGCTACCAATGGAAATGGGGCTACGAATATCTCGACGGCCCGGCGCAGGGCGTGAAGTTCCTGTCCAATCTGGCCACTCCCCGTGAACAGATCGTGGGCACCGCGCCTCGTACCGACCTGTACCTCATGGAAGTCGACAAGCCGCTGGTCGTGCCCGTCAACAAGAAGGTGCGCATCGTCCTGACTGCAAACGACGTTATTCACTCGTGGATGATTCCTGAATTCGGCGTCAAGCAAGACGCCATGCCGGGCTTCCTGCGCGACACCTGGTTCCGTGCCGAAAAAATCGGCACCTACCGTGGCCAGTGCGCCGAGCTTTGCGGCAAGGATCACGCCTTCATGCCCATCGTGGTCGACGTGGTTTCCCAGGAAGACTACGAAAAGTGGGCCGCCGGCGAAAAGAAAGCCCTGGCTTCCGCCGCCGACGATCCTAATAAAGAGTGGACCAAAGATGAACTCTTCGCCCGCGGCGAAAAGGTCTACGCCGCCAACTGCGTGGCTTGCCATCAGGCAAACGGCAAGGGCCTTCCCGGTACCTTCCCTGCTCTCGACGGCAGCGACAAATACGTCATGGGTCCCATGAAAGACCAGATTCTCACCGTGCTTAACGGTCATCCCGGTACCGCCATGGCGGCTTTCCGCGACCAGCTGAACGACGTTGAAATCGCCTCCGTTATCACCTACACCCGGAATGCCTGGAGCAATGCCGGAAAAGGTCAAGACCCGATTGTTCAACCTGCCAATGTCAAAGCCTTGCGCTAAGCCAACGGCACGTGTAAAACGAATTTGAATGTTTTTTACCGGGTCGCCGCGCAGCGACGGCCCGGTTGAGTAGGAAGGAGTCCACCATGAGCAGTGTTACTGCCGATCACGTCCCGGCCAGCCACGGTCACGACGACCACGACCACAAGCCGCAGGGCTGGCGTCGCTGGCTATTTGCCACCAACCATAAAGATATCGGTACGATGTACCTGATCTTTTCGTTCTGCATGCTGCTCGAAGGCGGCGTGCTGGCCCTGTTGCTGCGAACCGAACTGTTCTCGCCGGGCCTGCAATTCTTCCAGCCTGAATTGTTCAATCAGTTCACCACCATGCATGGCCTGATCATGATTTTCGGCGCCATCATGCCGGCTTTCGTGGGCTTCGCCAACTGGATGATTCCGCTGCAGATCGGCGCCTCCGACATGGCCTTCGCCCGCATGAACAACTTCAGCTTCTGGCTGCTGCCCATCGGCGCGATTCTGTTCACCGTGTCCTTCTTCGTGCCCGGCGGCGCCAACGCGGCCGGCTGGACCATGTACGCCCCGCTGTCGCTGCAAATGGGCCCCGGCATGGACTTCAACATTTTCGCGGTCCACATCCTGGGCGCATCGTCCATCATGGGCGCCATCAACATCATCGTCACGGTGCTCAACATGCGCGCGCCCGGCATGACCCTGATGAAAATGCCGCTGTTCTGCTGGACCTGGCTGATCACCGCCTACCTGCTGCTGGCCATCATGCCCGTGCTGGCCGCCGCCGTCACCATGCTGCTGACCGACCGCCACTTCGGCACCGCCTTCTTCAACGCGGCCGCCGGCGGCGACCCCGTCCTGTATCAGCACGTGTTCTGGTTCTTCGGCCACCCCGAAGTCTACGTCATGATCCTGCCGGCCTTCGGCATCGTGTCGGCCGTCGTTCCCGCGTTCTCGCGCAAGCCCCTGTTCGGCTACGCCTCGATGGTCTACGCGACCGCCGCCATCGCCATCCTGTCCTTCCTGGTCTGGGCGCACCACATGTTCGCCACCGGCATGCCCGTCACCGGCCAGCTGTACTTCATGTACGCCACCATGCTGATCTCCATCCCCACCGGGGTGAAGGTGTTCAACTGGGTCGCCACGATGTGGCGCGGGTCCCTGACCTTTGAAACACCCATGCTGTTCGCGATCGGCTTCATCTTCGTGTTCACCATCGGCGGCTTTACCGGCCTGATCCTGGCGGTCGCCCCCATCGACATCGCCGTGCACGATACCTACTACGTGATCGCCCACTTCCACTACGTGATGGTGGCCGGTTCGCTGTTCGGCATGTATGCGGGCGCCTATTACTGGCTGCCTAAATGGACCGGCCGCATGTACGACGAAAAACTGGGCAAGTGGCACTTCTGGTCCAGCATGATTTCGTTCAACATCACCTTCTTCCCCATGCACTTCCTGGGCCTGGCCGGCATGCCTCGCCGTTATGCGGATTACGCGGCGCAGTTCACCGACTTCAACGAAATCGCCACCATAGGCGCCTTCTGGTTCGGCCTGTCGCAGCTCATCTTCCTGTACCTGGCCCTCAAGGCCTGGAACGGCCGCGGCGAGCCCGCCCCCGCCAAGCCCTGGGAAGGCGCCACCGGCCTGGAATGGTCCGTGCCCTCGCCCGCTCCGTTCCACACCTTCGTTACGCCCCCTGTCGTCAAATAAGGTTTGCACATGACCCCCGAACAACGCCGGAAGAACCGCAACACCGCCATCGCTCTGGTCATCCTCGTGATAGCCGTCATAGCGTGGACCTTCTGGCGTGGCGGGTCCCTTGGAAGCTGATGCGGCATGACTGAAGACATCAAGGAACTTTCGCGCCGCAAGCTCAACTTCTTCCAGACCATGAAAGCGGTGGCCTGGGGGTTTTTCGGGGTCCGCAAGGGCAAGGGCTACACTGAGGATATCGGCAGCCTGAACCCCGTGCACCTGATTGCCGCCGGCATTATTGCCGCCATTGTTTTCGTTGTAGGGCTGGTCTTGATCGCCCGCTGGCTCATTGGCTATTTGACCTAATATTTTTAATTCAATAATTCGCAGGAGAACACCATGAGTGCAAGTCACTTGGCTCAGGGCAAAGAGGCACCTTATTACTACGTGCCCGCCGATTCAGTCCACCCGGTACGCGCCAGCATTTCATTGCTGCTGACGCTGCTGGGCGCCGCGTTGTGGATCAACAGCTACAGCGTCGGATTCTGGCTTTTCATCGTCGGCATCCTCAGCCTTTTCGTCGTGCTCTACGGCTGGTTCGGCGATGCCATCCGCGAATCCGAAAGCGGCATGAACAGCACCCGCGTCGACCACTCCTATCGCTGGAGCATGGCCTGGTTCATTTTCTCGGAAGTCATGTTCTTCGGCGCGTTCTTCGGTTCCTTGTGGTATGCCCGCGAGGTCACCACGCCCTGGCTCAGCAACCTGGACCATCAAACGCTGCTATGGCCCAATTTCGCCGGCACCTGGCCCAACCTGGGACCCGCGGGCGTAGTGCCCGAGTTCAAGACGGTCGGCCCCTTCTGGCTGCCCACCATCAACACCGCCCTGCTGCTGACGTCGGGCCTCACGCTGACCATCTCGCACCACGCACTGCGCGCCAGCCATCGCGGCAAGGCCATCTTCTGGCTGGCCGCCACGGTCATCCTGGGCTTCACCTTCGTGGCCTGCCAGGCCTATGAATACCATCATGCCTACCAAGAGCTGAACCTGCGCTTCGACTCCGGCATCTATGGTTCGCTGTTCTATATGCTGACGGGCTTCCACGGCTTCCACGTCATACTGGGCTCCGTCTTCCTGACCGTCATCCTGTTCCGCCTGATCAGGGGCCACTTCACCGCCAATCAGCACTTCGGCTTCGAAGGCGCCGCCTGGTACTGGCACTTCGTCGACGTGGTCTGGCTGGGCCTGTACCTGTTCGTATACTGGTTCTAGGCCAATACGGCCGACACGGCCGCTTGCAGGAATGAACGCAAGCGAAAAAAGGCCGGCTCCCCGCCGGCTTTTTTTCCGCCCTAGCGGGTTACGAACCCGGTGCTTTGTATCCAGCCCATATGGTGGGCGAAAAGCACGAACAGGAAAAGCACGATAGACAAGCCGATGCGCACGGTCAAAGCGTTCACCGTGCGGTTTGTGCCCCCCTTGTCGCGCATCAGATAGACCAGGGCGGAAGCTAAACTTCCTAAAATGCCCAGGAACGCTAGGATGACTACGATACGCATTTCGGCCTCCGGTAAAACCTGAATTATTGCAGACATGGCACGCCCTCACACGATTTTCCACACGCTGACCGCCCTGGTTCTCCTGGGTGCGCTGGCGTTCGTGTTCGCATCCCTGGGCAATTGGCAGTTGGGCCGTGCCGCCCAGCGTGACGCCATCAGGCTGGCCATCGACGCCGGACGCGCCAGCGCTCCCCTGGCCATAGCCGCCGGCACGCCCGCAACGGAAATGCTGCCCTGGCGCCCCGCAACGGCACATGGCCGCTGGCGGCATGACTTGACCGTGCTGCTGGAGAACCGCAACTATCGGGGCCGGCCAGGTTACTGGGTGGCGACGCCGCTGGTCATCGACGAAGCTTCCGGCACGGCCATGCTCGTCCTGCGCGGCTGGCTGCCGCGCCCGTCTACTTTTCCGCAGGGCCTGCCCCAGGTCCCCGCAGCCGCGGGCGAACAGACCGTATCGGGCGAATTGCTGGAGCGCGTTCCCAGGCTCTTCGAGCTTTGGTCATGGGCGGGCGGCAGGGCCACGCAGCTGCCGGAACGCCTGCCCGACCCCAACCAGGCGACGCCCCGCGTCCAGAATCTGGATCTGGCCGCCTATGCGGCGGCAACCGGCCTGAAATTCAAGCCCGCCGTCCTGGCCCAGACCGTTGCCGCGACGCCGGCCGGCGAGGCGGCGGACGGCGCGCAGCTCATGCATGAATGGCCGGAACCTTCCCTGGATTCGGACAAGAACCGCGGCTATGCCCTGCAATGGTTCGGCTTTTCCGCCATCGCCGCCATCGCGTGGCTCGTCCTGGCCTGGCGCGCCCTGCGTCGCCGCAAATCGCCCCCTATTTTGTAAGGAACCCCATAGTGGTCAGCCCCTCCCCCGCAACACCGCAACCCG is a genomic window containing:
- a CDS encoding PhaM family polyhydroxyalkanoate granule multifunctional regulatory protein, whose product is MTTQNHNPFVLPGFGQSGDMAGNPLMASMEMMRQAWQGLAGSAGMDQAAMAAPISLEDLDRRIADLRAVENWLRMNLSMLSSTIQGLEVQRATISTLKSFMGGMAGSPPAGGPSPLEQVLGIKPAAAGKDQTDPGAGDAYAAQAAAAAQGWWDMLQKQFDSLAAATSATLQGAEAAAEAARQSTAGASSDTTLGKAAGKARKTAGKSAAAPAKTVRKAAARPRSRASSPRKER
- a CDS encoding DUF3717 domain-containing protein, whose amino-acid sequence is MKTRYTLADLEAAINYWRSKSPSMGEELALCPQASALAEPYALMIMERKREIALDVLSDTAQKALQGWRATLPGSNGAPDAG
- a CDS encoding NUDIX hydrolase, with protein sequence MNDAHARALAPVLDTRYKQLAKRIQQLPPGGSRPLTVAGKVAGWITAKATSHLCDVPGVHIEPEAVHVTAVPRQRLPLNGVLAQLAASLKDTGCLRGWRNELLDVFGEGRRLGVIERAAVRPLGLLTKAVHLNAWSPDGRLWIARRASNKSTDPGMWDTLVGGLACAGENLDSSLLRESNEEAGLVAADVESRSPLRIILRMHRRLPEGYQVEDVLVSDCTLAESVAPRNLDGEVSEIRLVSVDDLWSMVQADAFTREAELVILEGLQKRIREGLIL
- the coxB gene encoding cytochrome c oxidase subunit II yields the protein MKKLRGLLGTGALLLAGAAGAQVKDMPGGPRVNQLNLHEGVTQIAQDIMWIHWMMLIICAIIFVGVFGVMFYSIFMHRKSRGAVPAKFHEHVGIEVAWTIIPFLIVIGMALPATRTVVAMKDTSSSDLTVKVTGYQWKWGYEYLDGPAQGVKFLSNLATPREQIVGTAPRTDLYLMEVDKPLVVPVNKKVRIVLTANDVIHSWMIPEFGVKQDAMPGFLRDTWFRAEKIGTYRGQCAELCGKDHAFMPIVVDVVSQEDYEKWAAGEKKALASAADDPNKEWTKDELFARGEKVYAANCVACHQANGKGLPGTFPALDGSDKYVMGPMKDQILTVLNGHPGTAMAAFRDQLNDVEIASVITYTRNAWSNAGKGQDPIVQPANVKALR
- the ctaD gene encoding cytochrome c oxidase subunit I encodes the protein MSSVTADHVPASHGHDDHDHKPQGWRRWLFATNHKDIGTMYLIFSFCMLLEGGVLALLLRTELFSPGLQFFQPELFNQFTTMHGLIMIFGAIMPAFVGFANWMIPLQIGASDMAFARMNNFSFWLLPIGAILFTVSFFVPGGANAAGWTMYAPLSLQMGPGMDFNIFAVHILGASSIMGAINIIVTVLNMRAPGMTLMKMPLFCWTWLITAYLLLAIMPVLAAAVTMLLTDRHFGTAFFNAAAGGDPVLYQHVFWFFGHPEVYVMILPAFGIVSAVVPAFSRKPLFGYASMVYATAAIAILSFLVWAHHMFATGMPVTGQLYFMYATMLISIPTGVKVFNWVATMWRGSLTFETPMLFAIGFIFVFTIGGFTGLILAVAPIDIAVHDTYYVIAHFHYVMVAGSLFGMYAGAYYWLPKWTGRMYDEKLGKWHFWSSMISFNITFFPMHFLGLAGMPRRYADYAAQFTDFNEIATIGAFWFGLSQLIFLYLALKAWNGRGEPAPAKPWEGATGLEWSVPSPAPFHTFVTPPVVK
- a CDS encoding DUF2970 domain-containing protein codes for the protein MTEDIKELSRRKLNFFQTMKAVAWGFFGVRKGKGYTEDIGSLNPVHLIAAGIIAAIVFVVGLVLIARWLIGYLT
- a CDS encoding cytochrome c oxidase subunit 3; translated protein: MSASHLAQGKEAPYYYVPADSVHPVRASISLLLTLLGAALWINSYSVGFWLFIVGILSLFVVLYGWFGDAIRESESGMNSTRVDHSYRWSMAWFIFSEVMFFGAFFGSLWYAREVTTPWLSNLDHQTLLWPNFAGTWPNLGPAGVVPEFKTVGPFWLPTINTALLLTSGLTLTISHHALRASHRGKAIFWLAATVILGFTFVACQAYEYHHAYQELNLRFDSGIYGSLFYMLTGFHGFHVILGSVFLTVILFRLIRGHFTANQHFGFEGAAWYWHFVDVVWLGLYLFVYWF
- a CDS encoding twin transmembrane helix small protein; amino-acid sequence: MRIVVILAFLGILGSLASALVYLMRDKGGTNRTVNALTVRIGLSIVLFLFVLFAHHMGWIQSTGFVTR
- a CDS encoding SURF1 family protein; translation: MARPHTIFHTLTALVLLGALAFVFASLGNWQLGRAAQRDAIRLAIDAGRASAPLAIAAGTPATEMLPWRPATAHGRWRHDLTVLLENRNYRGRPGYWVATPLVIDEASGTAMLVLRGWLPRPSTFPQGLPQVPAAAGEQTVSGELLERVPRLFELWSWAGGRATQLPERLPDPNQATPRVQNLDLAAYAAATGLKFKPAVLAQTVAATPAGEAADGAQLMHEWPEPSLDSDKNRGYALQWFGFSAIAAIAWLVLAWRALRRRKSPPIL